The window GCGAGCCATTCCGCTGGAGGTTGCGATGGACCGGCTTCAGGCCATGCAAGTGTTCACTCGTGTCGTCGACACGAATAGCTTTACCAAGGCCGCGGAAACGCTGGACCTGCCGCGCGCATCGGTCACGACGATTATTCAGAATCTCGAGGCATTTCTCGGCGTGCGCTTAATGCATCGCACGACGCGCCGCTTGAGCCTCACGCCGGACGGCGCCGCTTATTACGAGCGCTGCGTGCGCATTCTCGCGGATGTCGAAGAGACCGAAACGTCGCTCCAGAACGGCAATAAGAAACCGCACGGCAAGCTGCGCATCGACATGCCGGGCTCGATCGGCCGAACCCTCGTGATTCCGGCGCTGTGCGAATTTCATACGAAATACCCGGACATCGATTTGCAGCTCGGCTTGTCGGACCGGCCTGTCGACTTGCTGCAGGAAGGCGTCGACTGCGTGATTCGGGTGGGCGCTTTGCAGGATTCGTCGCTCGTCGCCCGCCGCATCGGCTTGTTCGAAGGCGTGACGTGCGCGGCGCCGAGCTATCTCGAGCGGATGGGCGAGCCGATGACGCTCGATGATTTGAGCCAGCACCGCGCGGTCAATTATTTTTCTAGCCGCACGGGGCGCGTGATCGATTGGGCGTTCCTCGTCGACGGCAAGGAAGTCGAAGTCAAGATGAACGGGCTGGTCTCCGTCAACGACGCCGACGCCTACTTGACCTGCGCACTCGAAGGCTTCGGCCTGATCCAGCTGGCCCGCTTCATGGTGCTGCCGCACATGCGCAGCGGCGCGCTGAAGGAAGTGCTGCCCGACTGGAAACCGCTGCCGATGCCGATCTCGGTGGTGTATCCGCATAGCCGGCACTTGTCGCCGAAAGTGCGGGTATTCGTCGACTGGATCGCCGAGGTGTTCGACCGCTGCCCGTTGCTGAGCGGCCGGCAGAGCCTCGAAAAGACCTGCAGCAAGCGCACGTTCGAAGAACTGGAAAACGCGCCGGCGCTCGATACGCCCGTGATTTCCGAATGGCTCGCGTGAGCTTCTGTCTGATGTTGTTGCACGTCTTTAGTGCGTTGCCGAACTTCAACGCGCTAAAGACGTGCTGACAATCCCAATCCCGC is drawn from Trinickia violacea and contains these coding sequences:
- a CDS encoding LysR family transcriptional regulator, whose amino-acid sequence is MDRLQAMQVFTRVVDTNSFTKAAETLDLPRASVTTIIQNLEAFLGVRLMHRTTRRLSLTPDGAAYYERCVRILADVEETETSLQNGNKKPHGKLRIDMPGSIGRTLVIPALCEFHTKYPDIDLQLGLSDRPVDLLQEGVDCVIRVGALQDSSLVARRIGLFEGVTCAAPSYLERMGEPMTLDDLSQHRAVNYFSSRTGRVIDWAFLVDGKEVEVKMNGLVSVNDADAYLTCALEGFGLIQLARFMVLPHMRSGALKEVLPDWKPLPMPISVVYPHSRHLSPKVRVFVDWIAEVFDRCPLLSGRQSLEKTCSKRTFEELENAPALDTPVISEWLA